The following proteins come from a genomic window of Pararhodobacter sp.:
- the rpmI gene encoding 50S ribosomal protein L35 codes for MPKMKTKSSAKKRFKMTASGLVKAGQAGKRHGMIKRTTKFIRDARGTTVLCAADAKIVKSYMPYDR; via the coding sequence ATGCCCAAGATGAAGACGAAATCGAGCGCCAAGAAGCGCTTCAAGATGACGGCCTCTGGCCTCGTGAAAGCCGGGCAAGCTGGTAAGCGGCACGGCATGATCAAACGGACGACGAAATTCATTCGCGACGCACGCGGCACCACGGTGCTTTGCGCTGCCGACGCGAAAATCGTCAAGTCCTACATGCCCTACGATCGCTGA
- a CDS encoding calcium-binding protein, translating into MAFVGLLLALMLAFAFGSGGNDAADETDTINGTDGDDTLDGSDADDLINGGTGNDLISGFGGEDTLNGDDGDDVLDGGFGYDVLNGGAGNDSLTGGEGFDTLNGDDGDDLLTGGAGRDLLDGGAGNDSLSGGAWADTLSGGIGDDALSGDDGNDLIDGGFGYDLLAGGMGNDTMTGGIGFDTMDGGDGNDVMNGGAGRDLMDGGDGDDLMHGGDWADTMNGGGGDDSLYGDAGNDILDGGAGDDRVDGGDGNDLVSGGEGNDSLIGHSGDDTLNGGAGNDSLFGDGDYNASDGLVGDDLLNGGDGEDILFGRYGDDTLNGDVGNDTLTGVFGNNVLNGGDGDDVLNAALGDTLTGGSGADIFNIRAAGEDGDGPALITDFDLGEDSLNVTAIVDPDALDEAPELILRDTDAGLEVVVNGTVVVVLSGITVADDPSIDLEAAAA; encoded by the coding sequence ATGGCTTTTGTGGGATTGTTGCTGGCGTTGATGCTGGCGTTCGCTTTTGGCAGTGGTGGCAATGATGCCGCCGATGAAACGGATACGATCAACGGAACAGACGGGGACGACACCCTTGACGGGAGTGACGCGGATGATCTGATCAATGGCGGAACCGGAAACGATTTGATTTCAGGATTCGGTGGCGAAGACACGCTGAATGGCGACGACGGCGATGACGTTCTGGACGGCGGCTTTGGCTATGACGTGCTGAATGGCGGCGCAGGGAACGACAGCCTGACGGGTGGCGAAGGCTTTGACACGTTGAACGGCGACGACGGCGATGACCTGCTGACGGGCGGCGCGGGTCGTGACCTATTGGACGGCGGCGCGGGCAATGACAGCCTCTCTGGTGGGGCTTGGGCGGATACGCTGTCGGGCGGGATCGGCGACGACGCGCTCTCGGGCGACGACGGAAATGACCTGATCGACGGCGGCTTTGGCTATGACCTGCTGGCCGGAGGCATGGGCAACGACACCATGACCGGCGGCATCGGCTTTGATACGATGGACGGCGGTGACGGCAATGACGTCATGAACGGCGGTGCGGGTCGCGATTTAATGGATGGCGGCGACGGCGATGACCTGATGCATGGCGGCGACTGGGCCGACACGATGAACGGCGGTGGCGGCGACGACAGTCTGTACGGTGATGCCGGGAATGACATCCTCGACGGAGGCGCGGGCGACGACCGGGTTGATGGTGGCGACGGCAACGACCTGGTGTCCGGTGGCGAGGGCAACGATTCATTGATCGGCCACAGCGGGGACGACACGCTGAACGGTGGTGCCGGCAATGACAGCCTGTTCGGGGATGGCGATTACAACGCAAGCGACGGCCTGGTTGGCGACGATCTGCTGAATGGCGGGGACGGTGAAGACATACTGTTCGGGCGCTACGGGGACGACACGTTGAACGGCGATGTGGGCAATGACACCCTGACCGGCGTCTTCGGGAACAATGTCCTGAATGGCGGCGATGGGGATGATGTGCTCAATGCGGCCCTCGGTGATACACTCACCGGCGGCAGCGGGGCTGACATCTTCAACATCAGAGCCGCAGGCGAGGACGGCGACGGACCGGCGTTGATCACCGATTTTGACCTTGGCGAGGATTCGCTGAATGTGACTGCGATCGTTGATCCTGATGCTTTGGATGAGGCACCGGAGTTGATCTTGCGCGACACGGACGCGGGCCTCGAAGTGGTGGTCAATGGCACCGTGGTCGTGGTCCTTTCCGGTATCACGGTTGCCGATGATCCCAGCATCGACCTGGAAGCCGCAGCAGCGTAG
- a CDS encoding DUF1244 domain-containing protein encodes MDAETRTQIEAAAFRRLVKHLMEDRPDAQNIDMMNLAGFCRNCLSRWYQEAAAEHGTELGKAAAREIVYGMPYDDWCARHQTEATPEQKKAFETAFAQNVGPKT; translated from the coding sequence ATGGATGCCGAAACCCGCACCCAAATCGAAGCTGCCGCGTTTCGTCGGCTGGTGAAGCATCTGATGGAGGATCGTCCTGACGCGCAAAACATCGACATGATGAACCTCGCCGGGTTTTGCCGGAACTGTCTGAGCCGATGGTATCAAGAGGCCGCCGCCGAGCACGGGACGGAACTTGGCAAAGCCGCCGCCCGCGAAATCGTTTACGGTATGCCCTACGATGACTGGTGCGCCCGCCATCAAACCGAGGCCACGCCGGAGCAGAAAAAGGCCTTCGAGACGGCATTCGCGCAGAACGTTGGCCCCAAGACATAA
- a CDS encoding calcium-binding protein: MAFLFLFLAVALAMALGGSDGSDDASELEGTEGDDTLSGTDGDDVMNGYGGNDHMSGIGGNDTVDGGAGNDTLFGNDGDDWLLGGDGNDNLYGGAGDDTLEGGGGNNDLYGGPGNDLVQGGNQHDNIYIDSGNDTALAGGGDDWVHLEDGFESAVIDGGAGTDVLSASMTTRVVVASDGTISLETDSGAHAEAQNIERLILNGGSVDLSEAPTGLYVTVTPFSDAAIDIRGSAHADTLDGGWGNDSIDGGAGNDLIFGLVGENTLRGGDGDDTINGQGQIFGDAGDDTINATSGPSTVDGGTGNDTIQGYGSIDGGDGDDLLIDFGGETTLSGGEGNDTLIGNDVLDGGDGDDALLAWSGATMTGGGGADLFEVTNPSQAGDPPVEITDFTPGEDHIQVTWHYPYQAPEPVFTMEADIENNAVNLIVDGEIVAVVQGTTTIDPDDIDFVPEEALGPY; this comes from the coding sequence ATGGCGTTTCTGTTCCTGTTTCTCGCTGTGGCTTTGGCCATGGCACTCGGTGGTTCCGATGGCAGTGACGACGCCTCGGAGTTGGAGGGCACCGAGGGTGACGACACCCTGTCAGGCACCGACGGCGACGACGTGATGAACGGCTACGGCGGCAACGACCATATGAGCGGCATCGGCGGCAACGACACCGTCGATGGCGGCGCTGGGAATGACACGCTGTTTGGCAATGACGGCGACGACTGGCTTCTGGGCGGCGACGGCAACGATAATCTGTATGGCGGTGCCGGAGACGACACGCTTGAGGGTGGCGGTGGCAATAATGATCTGTACGGCGGTCCCGGAAACGACTTGGTTCAAGGCGGCAATCAGCATGACAACATCTATATTGACAGCGGCAATGACACCGCGCTCGCCGGCGGCGGCGATGACTGGGTGCATCTTGAGGACGGTTTCGAATCGGCCGTGATCGACGGGGGTGCCGGAACGGACGTCTTGTCCGCCTCCATGACGACCAGAGTCGTGGTGGCCAGCGACGGCACCATATCCTTGGAAACCGATTCCGGAGCGCACGCCGAGGCGCAGAATATCGAACGCCTGATCCTCAACGGCGGGTCGGTCGACCTGTCCGAGGCTCCGACGGGGCTGTATGTCACGGTTACGCCCTTTAGTGACGCAGCGATTGATATCCGTGGCAGCGCCCATGCCGACACGCTTGACGGCGGCTGGGGCAACGACAGCATCGACGGTGGCGCTGGCAATGACCTCATCTTTGGCCTTGTTGGCGAGAATACCCTCAGAGGGGGCGATGGCGACGATACGATCAACGGGCAAGGCCAAATCTTTGGCGACGCAGGCGATGACACCATCAACGCGACGTCTGGCCCGTCAACCGTCGACGGCGGCACTGGGAATGATACAATCCAAGGCTATGGTTCGATAGACGGCGGCGACGGGGATGATCTGCTGATCGACTTCGGCGGCGAGACGACACTCTCGGGCGGTGAGGGCAATGATACCCTGATCGGAAATGATGTGTTGGATGGCGGCGATGGCGATGACGCACTGTTGGCGTGGTCAGGTGCCACAATGACGGGCGGCGGCGGGGCGGATTTGTTTGAGGTGACAAACCCCTCACAGGCAGGCGATCCCCCGGTGGAGATCACCGATTTCACGCCGGGTGAAGACCACATTCAAGTGACCTGGCACTATCCCTACCAAGCCCCAGAGCCAGTCTTCACCATGGAAGCCGATATCGAAAACAATGCCGTCAATCTGATCGTTGATGGAGAGATTGTCGCCGTGGTGCAGGGCACCACCACGATTGACCCCGACGATATTGACTTCGTGCCCGAGGAAGCGCTCGGGCCGTATTGA
- the pheS gene encoding phenylalanine--tRNA ligase subunit alpha yields MDGIQDLRAKYLSEISAASGAEALETVRLAALGKKGEISLKMRELGKMSPEERLVAGPALNGLRDEIDTALRARKIAMDDAALDERLKSEWLDVTLPGRPRPRGTIHPVSQVTEECTAIFADMGFRVAEGPQIETDWYNFDALNIMPEHPARQEHDTFFMHRAEGDTRPPHVLRTHTSPVQIRAMQEQGAPIRVIAPGRVYRMDMDMTHAPMFHQIEGMAIGRDISMANLKWVLEEFFSAYFGTKVKTRFRASHFPFTEPSAEVDIQCSWVGGQLRVGEGDGWMEVLGSGMMHPNVLRAGGIDPDEWQGFAFGMGIDRMAMLKYGIPDLRAFFESDLRWLRHFGFSPLAAPTIHAG; encoded by the coding sequence ATGGACGGCATTCAGGATCTTCGGGCGAAATATCTGAGCGAGATTTCGGCGGCTTCGGGCGCTGAGGCGCTGGAGACGGTGCGACTTGCGGCTTTGGGCAAAAAGGGCGAGATCAGCCTGAAAATGCGCGAGTTGGGCAAGATGTCGCCCGAGGAGCGTCTTGTGGCAGGTCCGGCGTTGAATGGCCTCAGGGATGAGATCGACACGGCCCTGCGCGCGCGCAAGATCGCGATGGACGATGCGGCACTCGATGAACGGCTGAAATCCGAGTGGCTGGATGTGACCCTGCCGGGCCGCCCCCGCCCGCGCGGCACGATCCACCCGGTCAGCCAGGTGACCGAGGAATGCACGGCAATTTTCGCCGACATGGGGTTCCGGGTGGCCGAGGGGCCGCAGATCGAGACCGATTGGTATAATTTCGACGCGCTCAACATCATGCCCGAACATCCCGCCCGGCAAGAGCATGACACGTTCTTCATGCACCGCGCCGAGGGTGACACGCGCCCGCCCCATGTGCTGCGCACCCATACCAGCCCCGTGCAAATTCGCGCGATGCAAGAGCAGGGCGCGCCGATCCGGGTGATCGCGCCGGGGCGGGTGTATCGCATGGACATGGACATGACCCATGCGCCGATGTTCCACCAGATCGAGGGCATGGCGATTGGCCGCGATATCTCAATGGCCAACCTGAAATGGGTGCTCGAGGAGTTTTTCAGTGCTTATTTCGGCACCAAGGTGAAAACCCGGTTCCGCGCCTCGCATTTCCCCTTCACCGAACCCTCGGCCGAGGTTGATATTCAGTGTTCGTGGGTCGGCGGGCAGTTGCGCGTCGGCGAAGGCGACGGCTGGATGGAGGTGCTGGGCTCTGGCATGATGCACCCCAATGTGCTGCGCGCGGGCGGAATCGACCCCGATGAATGGCAGGGTTTTGCCTTTGGCATGGGCATCGACCGCATGGCGATGCTGAAATACGGCATCCCCGACCTGCGCGCTTTCTTTGAAAGCGATCTGCGCTGGCTTCGGCATTTCGGCTTCTCGCCGCTGGCGGCCCCGACGATCCACGCTGGGTGA
- a CDS encoding YbfB/YjiJ family MFS transporter, with translation MTAATRPNPWLILLGLSLGVLVTNGFGRFAYGLILPAMRADLGWTYAQAGWLNTANALGYILGAIGTMIALRRVSPNLLFAIGLVGTALAILATGLIPALWWQSLWRFVTGLTGALSFATAGALAARLFADNPKRNALGIAILFGSGGGTAIMLVGATLPPLLATQGNAAWPWTWVLVGSLSLLCVPLGLWAARASRGPSHSGTVMMPLPIRRMLPELMGYAGFGLGYIVYLTFLSAFMAEQSASTVQVVLVWVLLGACITVSPFLWRGIFARHHGGIPLAMVLTGIALGSALPVLWPGSLGLVISAFVFGGSVFMAPPAITNFSRKNLPPDSWAAGMSLFTVVFAVAQTVGPYAAGLLGDLAGSIGISLLAAAGVLLFGAAAALFQRPL, from the coding sequence ATGACCGCAGCCACCCGCCCCAATCCGTGGCTGATCCTGTTGGGCCTGTCGCTGGGCGTGCTCGTCACCAACGGGTTCGGGCGCTTCGCCTATGGGTTGATCCTGCCGGCGATGCGCGCCGATCTGGGCTGGACCTATGCACAAGCCGGATGGCTGAACACCGCCAACGCGCTGGGCTATATTCTGGGCGCGATCGGCACGATGATCGCCCTGCGCCGGGTCAGCCCAAACCTGCTGTTTGCCATCGGGCTGGTCGGCACGGCGCTGGCGATTCTGGCAACCGGGCTGATCCCGGCGCTGTGGTGGCAAAGCCTGTGGCGGTTCGTGACGGGGTTGACCGGTGCGCTATCCTTCGCCACCGCCGGGGCCTTGGCGGCGCGCCTGTTCGCTGACAACCCCAAGCGCAACGCCCTGGGCATCGCAATCCTGTTCGGCTCTGGCGGCGGGACGGCGATCATGCTGGTCGGGGCCACGCTTCCGCCGCTGCTGGCGACCCAAGGCAATGCCGCCTGGCCCTGGACCTGGGTTCTGGTCGGCAGCCTCAGCCTGCTCTGCGTGCCCCTGGGCCTCTGGGCAGCGCGGGCCTCGCGCGGTCCGTCACACTCGGGCACCGTGATGATGCCCCTGCCGATCCGCCGCATGTTACCCGAGTTGATGGGCTACGCCGGCTTCGGGCTGGGCTATATTGTCTATCTCACGTTTCTCTCCGCCTTTATGGCCGAGCAATCCGCCAGCACCGTGCAAGTCGTGCTGGTCTGGGTGCTGCTGGGGGCTTGCATCACCGTCTCGCCCTTCTTGTGGCGTGGCATCTTCGCCCGCCACCACGGCGGCATCCCGCTGGCGATGGTTCTGACCGGCATTGCGCTGGGCTCGGCTTTGCCGGTGCTGTGGCCGGGGTCTCTGGGGCTGGTGATCTCGGCTTTTGTCTTTGGCGGATCGGTGTTCATGGCCCCACCCGCCATCACCAATTTCTCCCGCAAGAACCTGCCGCCCGACAGCTGGGCCGCCGGGATGAGCCTGTTCACCGTGGTCTTTGCCGTGGCGCAAACTGTCGGGCCCTATGCAGCGGGGTTGCTGGGAGACCTCGCAGGCAGCATTGGCATCAGCCTTCTGGCCGCTGCCGGCGTGCTGCTGTTCGGGGCTGCGGCGGCCCTGTTCCAGCGGCCGCTGTAG
- the rplT gene encoding 50S ribosomal protein L20, with amino-acid sequence MARVKSGKVTHARHRKVVKAAAGYYSARSRNFRTATQAVDKANQYATRDRKARKRNFRALWIQRINAAVRAIDPELTYSRFINMLTVAGIEVDRKVLADLAVHEPEAFGQIVERARAAIA; translated from the coding sequence ATGGCACGCGTTAAATCCGGTAAAGTCACCCACGCCCGTCACCGTAAAGTCGTCAAGGCCGCCGCTGGTTACTACAGCGCCCGCTCGCGGAATTTCCGCACGGCGACCCAGGCCGTCGACAAGGCAAACCAATATGCGACCCGCGACCGCAAGGCGCGCAAGCGCAACTTCCGCGCTCTGTGGATCCAGCGCATCAACGCGGCGGTTCGGGCCATTGACCCTGAACTGACGTATTCGCGCTTCATCAACATGCTGACCGTGGCTGGCATTGAAGTGGATCGCAAGGTTCTGGCCGATCTGGCGGTGCACGAGCCCGAGGCCTTCGGTCAGATCGTCGAGCGCGCCCGCGCGGCCATCGCCTGA